One region of Rhodocaloribacter litoris genomic DNA includes:
- a CDS encoding L-lactate dehydrogenase: protein MKIGIIGAGYVGATAAYAFILRGIGREIVLVDLNEQRAVAEAEDLSHAAPFAHPLIVRAGRYADLAGARVVVIAAGVAQRPGETRLQLLSRNAEVFRGIVPQVLAHAPEAVIVVATNPVDIMTHLTAHFAAEHGVPTHRVLGSGTTLDTARFRTLLARHLGVDPHHVHAYVLGEHGDTEVLAWSVTNIGAIPLDDFCRMRGHVLDEATRRRIDEGVRNAAYRIIEGKGATYYGIGAALARIVQAIRDDQRAILTVCAPTGAVGSVERVTLALPRVVGGSGLLDTLPLTLSPDEQAALEHSARTLRAAIDALGIG, encoded by the coding sequence ATGAAGATCGGAATCATCGGAGCCGGATACGTGGGCGCCACGGCGGCCTACGCGTTCATCCTGCGCGGGATCGGCCGGGAGATCGTCCTCGTCGACCTCAACGAGCAGCGGGCCGTGGCCGAGGCCGAGGACCTCTCGCACGCGGCGCCCTTCGCCCACCCGCTGATCGTGCGGGCCGGCCGGTATGCCGACCTGGCCGGGGCGCGGGTCGTGGTCATCGCGGCGGGCGTGGCCCAGCGACCGGGGGAGACGCGCCTGCAACTGCTCTCGCGCAACGCAGAGGTCTTCCGCGGCATCGTGCCGCAGGTGCTGGCGCACGCGCCCGAGGCCGTCATCGTGGTGGCCACCAACCCGGTCGACATCATGACCCACCTGACGGCCCACTTCGCCGCCGAGCACGGGGTGCCGACGCACCGCGTCCTCGGCTCCGGCACGACGCTGGACACGGCGCGCTTCCGCACGCTGCTGGCCCGCCACCTGGGGGTCGACCCGCACCACGTGCACGCCTACGTGCTGGGCGAGCACGGCGACACCGAGGTGCTCGCCTGGTCCGTGACGAACATCGGCGCAATCCCGCTGGACGACTTCTGCCGGATGCGTGGCCACGTGCTCGACGAAGCGACACGCCGCCGCATCGACGAGGGCGTGCGGAACGCCGCCTACCGGATCATCGAGGGCAAGGGGGCGACGTACTACGGCATCGGCGCGGCACTTGCCCGCATCGTGCAGGCCATCCGGGACGACCAGCGGGCCATCCTGACCGTCTGCGCCCCCACCGGGGCCGTCGGCTCCGTGGAGCGGGTGACGCTGGCGCTGCCCCGCGTCGTGGGCGGCAGCGGCCTGCTCGACACGCTCCCGCTGACGCTCTCCCCGGACGAGCAGGCGGCCCTGGAGCACAGCGCCCGCACCCTGCGTGCGGCCATCGACGCGCTGGGCATCGGCTGA
- a CDS encoding M14 family metallopeptidase, with amino-acid sequence MPLRRLSALAFLCLLVLPAPGQDRLLSPADFLGYEPGTRFTPHHRVVAYFEHVAAASPNVRLEYYGETYEGRPLLVAYVARPDYLARLDAIRTNNLRLAGLAEGAVDGPTAALVWLSYNVHGNEAVSTEAALLTLYDLANPDDARTQAWLDSTVVIIDPCINPDGRDRYVHWYNQTVGRFPDPNPDAREHHEPWPGGRTNHYYFDLNRDWAWATQQETRHRLPLYQRWLPHVHVDFHEQGVDEPYYFAPAAEPFHDAITPWQRELQTIIGQNHARYFDERGWLYFTRQVFDLFYPGYGDTWPTFNGAVGMTYEQGGSGRAGLAIRTAEGDTLTLAERIAHHHTTGLSTVEATARHRTRVLAAFRDYYVQARTRPQGPYAAYVVRPGDAPDRLAALAAHLDAQGIAYGYATREHRRRGFNYATGQTGPVTVRPGDLVVSAYQPRGVLARVLLEPRPALADSLTYDVTAWALPYAYGLPAFALTERLEPDTATPPAPPPAPAALERPYAYLLPWKSFADAQFLAEVLRAGVRARYAMRPFEIDGRAYDPGTLILTRRGNEALGDRFDDTVREAARTHGRVLHPVATGFVARGPDFGSEDVAYLEPPRVAVLAGAGLSPGAVGEVWHFFDRQLGYPVTLIDPDDFAGIDLDDYDVLILPSGTYTEVLPESRLADLRAWIRRGGRLIALERAAAFFAGKDSFTLRQKKREEGENTEPADTTRRRFADRERAALSDDVPGAIFRVTLDPTHPLAFGYDTTYYSLKRGAEAYTLFKQGDGWNVGRLEADAHVTGFAGYRARRRLRDTLVFGVQPLGRGQVVYLIDDPLFRAFWYGGKLLFANAVFMVR; translated from the coding sequence ATGCCGCTGCGACGCCTTTCCGCCCTTGCCTTCCTGTGTCTGCTGGTCCTGCCCGCCCCCGGCCAGGACCGCCTCCTCTCGCCGGCCGACTTTCTCGGCTACGAGCCCGGCACGCGCTTCACGCCGCACCACCGCGTGGTCGCCTACTTCGAGCACGTGGCCGCCGCCTCGCCGAACGTCCGCCTCGAATACTACGGCGAGACGTACGAGGGGCGGCCGCTGCTGGTGGCCTACGTGGCCCGCCCCGACTACCTGGCCCGGCTCGACGCGATCCGCACGAACAACCTCCGCCTGGCCGGGCTGGCCGAAGGCGCGGTGGACGGCCCGACGGCCGCCCTCGTCTGGCTCAGCTACAACGTGCACGGCAACGAGGCCGTCAGCACCGAGGCGGCCCTGCTGACCCTCTACGACCTGGCCAACCCGGACGACGCCCGCACCCAGGCCTGGCTCGACAGCACCGTCGTCATCATCGACCCGTGCATCAACCCCGACGGGCGGGACCGCTATGTCCACTGGTACAACCAGACCGTCGGCCGCTTCCCCGACCCGAACCCGGACGCCCGCGAGCATCACGAACCCTGGCCCGGCGGGCGCACCAACCACTATTATTTCGACCTGAACCGCGACTGGGCCTGGGCCACGCAGCAGGAGACGCGCCACCGCCTGCCCCTCTACCAGCGCTGGCTGCCCCACGTCCACGTCGACTTCCACGAGCAGGGCGTCGACGAGCCCTACTACTTCGCCCCGGCAGCCGAGCCGTTCCACGACGCCATCACGCCCTGGCAACGCGAGCTGCAGACGATCATCGGGCAGAACCACGCCCGCTACTTCGACGAGCGCGGCTGGCTCTACTTCACCCGGCAGGTCTTCGACCTCTTCTACCCCGGCTATGGCGACACCTGGCCGACGTTCAACGGCGCCGTCGGGATGACGTACGAGCAGGGCGGCAGCGGCCGCGCCGGCCTGGCCATCCGCACCGCCGAGGGGGACACGCTCACGCTGGCCGAGCGCATCGCCCACCACCACACCACCGGCCTCTCGACCGTCGAGGCCACGGCCCGGCACCGGACGCGCGTGCTGGCGGCGTTCCGCGACTACTACGTGCAGGCCCGTACCCGCCCGCAGGGACCGTATGCCGCCTACGTCGTCCGCCCCGGTGACGCCCCGGACCGGCTGGCCGCGCTGGCCGCGCACCTCGACGCGCAGGGCATCGCCTACGGCTACGCCACGCGCGAGCACCGGCGGCGGGGCTTCAACTACGCCACCGGCCAGACCGGCCCCGTGACCGTCCGGCCGGGCGACCTCGTCGTGAGCGCCTACCAGCCCCGCGGCGTGCTGGCCCGCGTGCTGCTGGAGCCGCGCCCCGCGCTGGCCGACTCGCTCACGTACGACGTGACGGCCTGGGCCCTCCCCTACGCCTACGGCCTCCCCGCCTTCGCCCTCACCGAACGCCTCGAACCCGACACGGCCACGCCGCCCGCGCCGCCGCCGGCGCCCGCCGCCCTCGAACGCCCCTACGCCTACCTCCTGCCGTGGAAGAGCTTCGCCGACGCGCAGTTCCTGGCCGAGGTGCTCCGGGCCGGCGTCCGCGCCCGCTATGCCATGCGGCCCTTCGAGATTGACGGCCGCGCCTACGACCCCGGCACCCTCATCCTGACCCGGCGCGGCAACGAGGCCCTGGGCGACCGCTTCGACGACACCGTCCGGGAGGCGGCCCGGACGCACGGGCGGGTGCTCCACCCCGTCGCCACCGGCTTCGTCGCCCGCGGCCCCGACTTCGGCTCGGAGGACGTGGCCTACCTCGAGCCGCCCCGCGTGGCCGTCCTCGCCGGCGCGGGCCTCTCCCCCGGCGCCGTCGGCGAAGTATGGCACTTCTTCGACCGGCAACTCGGCTACCCCGTCACCCTGATCGACCCGGACGACTTCGCCGGCATCGACCTGGACGACTACGACGTGCTCATCCTGCCGTCCGGTACCTACACCGAAGTGCTTCCCGAAAGCCGCCTGGCCGACCTGCGGGCCTGGATCCGCCGGGGCGGGCGGCTCATCGCGCTCGAACGGGCGGCCGCCTTCTTCGCCGGCAAGGACAGCTTCACCCTCCGGCAGAAAAAGCGGGAGGAGGGCGAGAACACCGAGCCGGCCGACACGACCCGGCGCCGCTTTGCCGACCGGGAGCGCGCGGCCCTCTCGGACGACGTGCCCGGCGCCATCTTCCGCGTCACGCTCGATCCCACCCATCCCCTCGCCTTCGGCTATGACACGACGTATTACAGCCTCAAGCGGGGCGCCGAGGCCTATACCCTCTTCAAGCAGGGAGACGGCTGGAACGTCGGTCGCCTGGAGGCGGACGCCCATGTGACGGGCTTCGCCGGGTACCGCGCCCGCCGTCGCCTCCGGGACACGCTCGTCTTCGGGGTGCAGCCCCTGGGACGCGGGCAGGTCGTCTACCTGATCGACGATCCCCTCTTCCGCGCCTTCTGGTATGGCGGCAAGCTGCTCTTCGCCAATGCCGTCTTCATGGTACGCTGA
- a CDS encoding sugar porter family MFS transporter, with the protein MAVALIGTIVGAFAAGRPADRFGRRRVLFVLAALYFVSAVGSALAQTWFTFLFYRFLGGLAVGGSSVVAPMYIAEIAPAHLRGRLVAVNQLNVVTGILLAFFSNYVIAQLLDPGVAWRWMLGVEAFPAAFFFVLLFFIPFSPRWLVRQGRVDEARAVLERLGEPDVEREMAEIVTSLKEETGRQEARLFQRRYAFPIFLAWAIAMFNQLSGINALMYYAPRIFRMAGAAADDALLQAVAVGGTNLLFTIVALFIIDRFGRRPLMLAGSVGTAACLALVAWAFHTGGAMGTPVLAGLLGFIAFFAFSQGAVIWVYISEVFPNRVRSKGQSLGSFTHWFMAAAVSWTFPVVAEASGALAFAFFSAMMVLQFFFAWKVMPETKGLSLEALEVRLGAGTAELEALERQLHDTRARP; encoded by the coding sequence GTGGCGGTGGCCCTGATCGGCACCATCGTCGGGGCTTTCGCCGCCGGCCGGCCGGCCGACCGCTTCGGCCGCCGGCGGGTGCTTTTCGTGCTGGCGGCCCTCTACTTCGTCTCGGCCGTCGGCAGCGCGCTGGCGCAGACCTGGTTCACATTCCTCTTCTATCGCTTCCTGGGGGGGCTGGCCGTCGGCGGGTCCTCGGTCGTTGCCCCGATGTACATCGCCGAGATCGCCCCGGCGCACCTGCGGGGGCGGCTCGTGGCCGTCAACCAGCTCAACGTGGTCACGGGGATCCTGCTGGCTTTCTTCTCCAACTACGTCATCGCGCAGCTCCTCGACCCCGGTGTGGCGTGGCGATGGATGCTCGGCGTGGAGGCCTTTCCGGCGGCTTTCTTCTTCGTCCTGCTCTTCTTCATCCCGTTCAGCCCGCGCTGGCTGGTCCGGCAGGGGCGGGTGGACGAGGCCCGGGCCGTGCTGGAGCGACTGGGCGAGCCGGACGTCGAGCGCGAGATGGCCGAGATCGTGACCTCGCTCAAGGAGGAGACCGGCCGGCAGGAGGCCCGGCTCTTCCAGCGCCGCTATGCCTTCCCGATCTTTCTGGCCTGGGCCATTGCCATGTTCAACCAGCTCTCGGGCATCAACGCGCTCATGTACTACGCGCCTCGCATCTTTCGGATGGCCGGGGCGGCGGCCGACGATGCACTGCTGCAGGCCGTGGCCGTGGGGGGGACGAACCTGCTCTTCACCATCGTGGCCCTGTTCATCATCGACCGGTTCGGCCGGCGGCCGCTGATGCTCGCCGGCTCGGTGGGCACGGCGGCCTGCCTGGCCCTGGTGGCCTGGGCTTTTCATACCGGCGGCGCCATGGGCACGCCGGTCCTGGCCGGGCTGCTCGGCTTCATCGCCTTTTTCGCTTTTTCCCAGGGGGCGGTCATCTGGGTCTACATCTCGGAGGTTTTTCCGAACCGGGTGCGCTCGAAGGGGCAGTCGCTGGGGAGTTTCACCCACTGGTTCATGGCCGCGGCGGTGTCGTGGACGTTCCCGGTGGTGGCCGAGGCCTCCGGCGCCCTGGCCTTCGCCTTCTTCAGCGCGATGATGGTGTTGCAGTTCTTCTTTGCCTGGAAGGTGATGCCGGAGACGAAAGGGCTCTCGCTCGAGGCGCTGGAGGTCCGGCTGGGGGCCGGCACGGCCGAACTGGAGGCGCTGGAACGGCAGTTGCACGATACGCGGGCACGCCCGTAG
- a CDS encoding MFS transporter, with protein sequence MGRRRILLVGCGSMAGALFLHGIADSFAALVTVRAVAGAAGGMLSGAAVAYVGDYFPYERRGWANGWVMSGIAFGQIIGIPIGTLLADLFGFRWAFLMFAFTMTLATFLIWRFVPQPDVARDLGPLSIRRALANYRDLLRRPVVVAVSAVYFLMFFSIGLYVIYLPTWLERALNVPGTAIASLFLVGGIANVLTGPLAGWLSDLLGRKPLIVTSCAGLGVVMVATTYLVTSMWVAYVLFALAMVMVAMRISPLQSLLTALVGGNRRGVLMSLAVAIGQVGIGLGGAVAGVAYTRFGYASNTFIAAVAIGLMAVLVQRFLPEPRAETTTSTPPV encoded by the coding sequence GTGGGGCGGCGGCGTATCCTGCTGGTGGGGTGCGGTTCGATGGCCGGGGCGCTGTTTTTGCACGGCATTGCGGACAGCTTCGCCGCGCTGGTGACCGTGCGGGCCGTGGCCGGTGCCGCCGGGGGCATGCTCAGCGGTGCGGCCGTCGCCTACGTGGGGGACTACTTTCCCTATGAACGGCGGGGCTGGGCCAACGGCTGGGTCATGAGCGGCATTGCCTTCGGGCAGATCATCGGCATCCCCATCGGGACCCTGCTGGCCGACCTGTTCGGTTTCCGCTGGGCCTTTCTGATGTTTGCCTTCACCATGACGCTGGCCACGTTCCTGATCTGGCGCTTCGTGCCGCAGCCCGACGTGGCGCGCGATCTCGGGCCGCTTTCGATCCGGCGGGCCCTGGCCAACTACCGGGACCTGCTGCGCCGGCCCGTGGTGGTGGCGGTCTCGGCCGTCTACTTCCTGATGTTTTTCAGCATCGGGCTCTACGTCATCTACCTGCCGACGTGGCTCGAACGGGCGCTGAACGTGCCGGGGACGGCCATTGCGTCCCTCTTCCTCGTCGGTGGCATCGCCAACGTGCTGACCGGTCCCCTGGCCGGTTGGCTCTCGGACCTGCTCGGGCGCAAGCCGCTGATTGTCACCTCCTGCGCCGGGCTGGGGGTGGTCATGGTGGCGACGACGTACCTCGTCACGAGCATGTGGGTGGCCTACGTCCTGTTCGCCCTGGCGATGGTGATGGTGGCCATGCGGATCAGCCCGTTGCAGTCGCTCCTGACGGCGCTCGTTGGCGGGAACCGGCGCGGGGTGCTGATGAGCCTGGCCGTGGCCATCGGGCAGGTCGGCATCGGTCTCGGCGGGGCCGTGGCCGGCGTCGCGTATACGCGCTTCGGTTATGCCAGCAACACCTTCATTGCGGCCGTGGCGATCGGGTTGATGGCCGTGCTGGTGCAGCGCTTCCTGCCGGAGCCCCGGGCAGAGACGACGACCTCGACGCCGCCGGTCTGA
- a CDS encoding UDP-2,3-diacylglucosamine diphosphatase, whose amino-acid sequence MESPYRYRTIWLSDFHLGTRECKAEFLLDFLRRTESDYLFLVGDIFDGWALRRSWYWPQLHNDVVQKLLRKARKGTQVTYIPGNHDEFARHFLHLKFGDIVVKPRAVHTTADGRQLLVLHGDEFDGVIRHARWLSLLGAWAYLVILKLNRWFNHARRRLNLPYWSLAAYLKLKAKRAVQFVARFERVVAEEAARWDVDGVVCGHIHHAEQRRIGPVLYANCGDWVESCTALVEHLDGRLEIIPWALVGYPPRRRPPGGDGFVEDESHLTLHPHPNPAEPRPHPA is encoded by the coding sequence ATGGAAAGCCCCTACCGGTACCGCACCATCTGGCTCTCCGACTTCCACCTGGGCACCCGGGAATGCAAGGCCGAGTTCCTGCTCGACTTCCTGCGCCGGACCGAGTCGGACTACCTCTTCCTCGTCGGCGACATTTTCGACGGCTGGGCCCTGCGCCGCTCCTGGTACTGGCCTCAGCTGCACAACGACGTCGTGCAAAAGCTGTTGCGAAAAGCCCGCAAAGGCACCCAGGTCACCTACATCCCGGGCAACCACGACGAGTTCGCCCGCCACTTCCTGCACCTGAAGTTCGGGGACATCGTGGTGAAGCCCCGGGCCGTGCACACCACCGCCGACGGGCGGCAATTGCTGGTGCTCCACGGGGACGAGTTCGACGGCGTCATCCGGCATGCGCGCTGGCTCTCGCTGCTGGGCGCCTGGGCCTATCTCGTGATCCTCAAGCTGAACCGCTGGTTCAACCACGCACGCCGCCGGCTGAACCTGCCCTACTGGTCGCTCGCGGCCTACCTGAAGCTGAAAGCCAAACGGGCCGTCCAGTTCGTGGCCCGCTTCGAACGGGTCGTGGCCGAGGAGGCCGCCCGCTGGGACGTCGACGGCGTCGTCTGCGGGCACATCCACCACGCCGAACAGCGACGCATCGGCCCGGTGCTCTACGCCAACTGCGGCGACTGGGTCGAGAGTTGCACGGCGCTGGTCGAACACCTGGACGGGCGCCTGGAGATCATCCCCTGGGCCCTCGTCGGGTATCCGCCCCGCCGGAGGCCCCCCGGCGGCGACGGCTTCGTCGAGGACGAAAGTCACCTCACGCTGCACCCGCACCCGAACCCGGCGGAACCGCGCCCCCATCCTGCGTAA
- a CDS encoding glycosyltransferase family protein, giving the protein MDSLNCLFVVQGEGRGHLTQALALRALLRKAGHTVGGVLVGRNAQRTLPRFFLDKIDAPVSCFDSPNFAFDAHRRGIRTGATVWQNLCRLPGFRAGLEHIHRTVQRLRPDVILNFFEPLVALYTRLYRPGVPVVCIGHQYMFHHPAYPFPPGRAVQRSLARHYTDLTAAGAARRLALSFYPAEDLPARRLKVMPPLLRPELFRQPDGLEEPFFLIYVLNSGYAEAIVRWHERRKDVRLHCFWDRPDADEVLHYDDTLTFHRLDDEKFLALMARCRGLVCTAGFESVCEAMYLGKPVLMVPVEGHFEQYCNARDAEAAGAGRYSPHFDLDRLLDFLPHYRRVAPHFRPWVAEAEARFLEEIEAVAGKVAVPA; this is encoded by the coding sequence ATGGATTCCCTCAACTGTCTTTTCGTCGTACAGGGCGAAGGGCGGGGACACCTGACGCAGGCGCTGGCCCTGCGCGCCCTGCTCCGCAAGGCCGGGCACACCGTCGGCGGCGTCCTCGTCGGGCGCAACGCCCAGCGCACCCTGCCCCGGTTCTTCCTGGACAAGATCGACGCACCGGTCTCCTGCTTCGACAGCCCCAACTTCGCCTTCGATGCACACCGACGCGGCATCCGAACGGGGGCAACCGTGTGGCAGAACCTGTGCCGCCTGCCGGGCTTTCGCGCCGGCCTGGAGCACATCCACCGTACGGTGCAACGGCTTCGCCCCGACGTGATCCTCAACTTCTTCGAGCCGCTCGTCGCCCTCTACACCCGGCTGTATCGCCCGGGCGTGCCGGTGGTGTGCATCGGGCACCAGTACATGTTCCATCACCCCGCCTACCCGTTCCCGCCGGGGCGGGCGGTGCAACGGTCCCTGGCCCGGCACTATACGGACCTGACCGCCGCCGGGGCGGCCCGCCGGCTGGCCCTCTCCTTCTATCCCGCCGAAGACCTGCCGGCCCGGCGCCTGAAAGTCATGCCGCCGCTGCTACGACCCGAACTCTTCCGGCAACCCGACGGCCTCGAAGAACCCTTTTTCCTGATCTACGTCCTCAACAGCGGCTACGCCGAGGCCATCGTCCGCTGGCACGAACGGCGCAAGGACGTGCGACTGCACTGCTTCTGGGACCGGCCGGACGCGGACGAGGTGCTGCATTACGACGACACCCTCACCTTCCACCGGCTCGACGACGAAAAATTCCTCGCCCTGATGGCCCGGTGCCGGGGACTGGTCTGTACCGCCGGGTTCGAATCCGTCTGCGAGGCGATGTACCTGGGCAAGCCGGTGCTCATGGTTCCCGTCGAAGGACACTTCGAACAGTACTGCAACGCACGCGACGCCGAGGCGGCGGGAGCCGGCCGCTACAGCCCCCACTTCGACCTGGACCGGCTCCTCGACTTCCTCCCGCACTACCGGCGCGTCGCCCCGCACTTCCGCCCCTGGGTGGCCGAGGCCGAAGCCCGTTTCCTCGAAGAGATCGAAGCCGTGGCCGGGAAGGTGGCCGTGCCCGCCTAG
- a CDS encoding ABC transporter ATP-binding protein, whose product MRTPVREPEEIRRPPVALWKALRRMLRLARPYRARLLAAVLLTVLGSLVWLVVPLGLRQLLDAVFQEADRHMLNLLALGLLGLFLVQGFFSFAGNYLLGWTGERVVADLRRLVFEHLNRLGLRFFANQRTGDLTSRLTNDVGTLKDAVTYTLVDLLTQSLSLVGSVVLMAVLNWRLTAVVFLVVPAVTVLARYFGRRIRAIARDVQDRLAETTALAEESLLAIRVVKAFVREPYETRRYNEAVEDLFASSRHRVWITALFGTLAGILFLSALVGIFWYGGTEVLAGRLTAGDLVAFIFYAFNIARSVGGMTRLYGVFNSAAGATERLFQLLDQTPEPLDDPKARPLPPVRGAVRFARVRFRYDDGPFVLHDIDFAIEPGRTVALVGPSGAGKTTLLNLIPRFYDPSEGHIYLDGYDLRTVRLRSLREQIAVVPQEVHLFNTTIRQNIRYGRLEASDAEVEAAARAANAHVFIEGLPQGYETPVGERGIKLSGGQRQRIAIARALLKDARILLLDEATSSLDSASEALVQEALERLMKGRTTFIIAHRLATVQHADCILVLDQGRIVETGTHEELIARDGLYRRLAAMQFREVVTLE is encoded by the coding sequence TTGCGTACACCCGTCCGAGAGCCGGAGGAGATCCGTCGCCCGCCGGTGGCGTTGTGGAAGGCGCTGCGGCGTATGCTGCGGCTGGCCCGCCCGTATCGTGCCCGCCTGCTGGCGGCCGTCCTGCTGACGGTGCTGGGCTCGCTCGTGTGGCTCGTCGTGCCGCTGGGCCTGCGGCAACTGCTCGACGCCGTCTTTCAGGAAGCCGACCGGCACATGCTGAACCTGCTGGCGCTGGGGCTGCTGGGGCTCTTTCTCGTTCAGGGCTTCTTCTCTTTCGCCGGCAACTACCTGCTCGGATGGACGGGCGAGCGGGTGGTGGCGGACCTGCGCCGACTCGTCTTCGAACACCTCAACCGCCTCGGCCTCCGGTTCTTCGCCAACCAGCGCACGGGCGACCTGACCTCCCGCCTGACCAACGACGTCGGTACCCTCAAGGACGCCGTCACGTATACGCTGGTCGACCTGCTGACCCAGTCGCTTTCCCTCGTCGGCTCGGTGGTGCTGATGGCGGTGCTCAACTGGCGGCTGACGGCCGTCGTCTTTCTGGTGGTGCCTGCCGTGACGGTGCTGGCCCGCTACTTCGGGCGGAGGATCCGGGCGATTGCACGGGACGTGCAGGATCGCCTCGCCGAGACGACGGCGCTCGCGGAAGAGTCCCTGCTGGCGATTCGCGTCGTCAAGGCGTTCGTGCGGGAGCCGTATGAGACGCGGCGCTACAACGAAGCCGTCGAAGACCTCTTCGCCTCCAGCCGGCATCGCGTGTGGATCACCGCGCTCTTCGGCACCCTCGCCGGCATCCTCTTTCTGTCGGCGCTGGTGGGCATCTTCTGGTACGGCGGCACCGAGGTGCTGGCCGGCCGGCTCACCGCGGGCGACCTGGTGGCGTTCATTTTCTATGCCTTCAACATCGCGCGGAGCGTCGGGGGCATGACGCGCCTCTACGGCGTCTTCAACAGCGCCGCCGGGGCCACGGAACGGCTCTTTCAGCTCCTCGACCAGACCCCCGAGCCGCTCGACGATCCGAAGGCCCGGCCGCTGCCGCCCGTCCGGGGCGCCGTACGCTTCGCCCGCGTCCGCTTCCGCTACGACGACGGCCCGTTCGTCCTCCACGACATCGACTTCGCCATCGAGCCGGGCCGGACCGTCGCGCTGGTGGGGCCGAGCGGGGCCGGCAAGACAACCCTGCTCAACCTCATCCCGCGCTTCTACGATCCTTCCGAAGGGCATATCTACCTCGACGGGTACGACCTGCGCACCGTACGCCTGCGATCGCTCCGGGAACAGATCGCCGTGGTGCCGCAGGAGGTGCACCTGTTCAACACGACCATCCGGCAGAACATCCGCTACGGGCGGCTGGAAGCCTCCGACGCCGAGGTGGAGGCGGCGGCACGGGCCGCCAACGCCCACGTGTTCATCGAGGGACTGCCGCAGGGGTACGAAACCCCGGTAGGGGAGCGCGGGATCAAGCTCAGCGGCGGCCAGCGCCAGCGCATCGCCATTGCCCGGGCCCTGCTCAAAGACGCCCGCATCCTGCTGCTGGACGAGGCCACCTCGTCGCTCGACTCGGCCTCGGAGGCCCTCGTGCAGGAAGCCCTCGAACGGCTCATGAAGGGGCGCACGACGTTCATCATCGCGCACCGGCTCGCCACCGTCCAGCACGCCGATTGCATCCTGGTGCTGGACCAGGGGCGCATCGTGGAGACCGGTACGCACGAGGAGCTGATCGCCCGGGACGGGCTCTATCGCCGCCTGGCCGCCATGCAGTTCCGCGAGGTCGTAACGCTCGAGTGA